Sequence from the Schistocerca americana isolate TAMUIC-IGC-003095 chromosome 11, iqSchAmer2.1, whole genome shotgun sequence genome:
TTGGCGTTCTGCGGTTGAGCAGTGCTATCTGTGGTAGAAGCGGTGTTTCATGTTTGGAAGCGTGGTCACTGCATTGGTTTGTTTTTGTAGCAATGACTGAAAGCATGGCTTTGTTTTTGTAACATTTGTGGCGGAAATCTTGTTCTCACTGTCATATGCGATTCGGATTGTTATTGAGCATCTGTTCAAAATGCCATGCAAGTGCTGTATGCCCTATTGTAGGGGAAACTACGACAACGGTTTAAAAGTTAGCGTCTTTTCATTCCCGTCTGATGAAGCATTAAGATTGAAACGGATCGCTGCAGTTCATAGGAATGATTGGGAACCCAGTAAACAGTTCGttgtaagtatctgtaatttaaatttatttctatattgttaccctttttaatactgttatgtcacagaactgaatattcaaatcaatagcctatctataacgaagcataatacttttaagctcactttatgcagtcctcagttagatttaatttgtcagtttacattctgccttacgttaacagtgaaatatatgcttcttttcagatatgtgaactgcatttcactGTAGACGACATTGAGAAAATTACCAGTGCTTACGACCCAAAACTGGCAAACTCTTTACAGTTTACAGCACCTTTGGACCGTCCACGTTTAAAGAAACGTTCGTGAAAATTTATCGTAAAGGGTACTTGTAATCAGTTTACAGATTAAAGTACAGGttccttaattttcttacgatATTGTTAAATATGTAAGATCATTAAACATTGCTATACGAATCTCATGTTTATCTCTCTCTATTTGCAGATGCTGTACCATCAAAGTTGCCAGGAAGACCTAcgtatttatcttcaaaacaagcacCAGCTCGAGAAGATCCAGAGGGTCGCGAACGTTTGGGGAACCAAGCACTTGAGAAAGTCATGGAGCAGAGTGTGGAATCACACAAAAAAATGATGGAGAAGAGTTCATTTGCTAGTTTAgaagattttaaatcaaaattatctgattgtgaaaagcacagtgactgggtcaCGGAAACCAAATCAAATAATTTGTGTCTTGTGTTAAAGGATGCTCCTTATCTAAGTGTTGTGTGTCATGTCGTTATAAATAGTGATTTAGTGTTAAGTGCATTTGTGAAGGAAGCTGAGCTAAATTGTGCTGGTAAGATTAAATTATCAAACCAAGTAAGTGATACTggtacagttagcaatattttgaaagagttgtatgtgatgtttcatataaatgaggctccatttgaggcaagtttgtcttgcattgaagacattttggaaaacttgtaagaaaaactaccagaaagtgagcataaaattaaatttttgaaggaacaagtttcatttccaagatttaatagtccaacagagattaggtatgggagtgtttcaatgattttatggTCATTAGCCCAATCTATCAGTCCACATGCATATAGGTTTTTGAGGAGTGCTCGTAATTTTTCCATTCCAAGTCCCAGTACTTTGTCAAAACTTTGCAGTAAACTTCCAACTAACCCAATCATTCAACATCAGAGTGAGCAGTTtctcagttacataccacaaaaagttggtgctttatctgtgaatgataaaactgtcctgttgatggatgagatttatttaaagtcacaacttgactataaaggtggcaatgttgtaggtggtgcttttaacacagatgtggttTTGTGTGCAACTAGTGCTTATGTTTTTATGATCCAGAGTATGGATTCAGTGTACAAAGATGTGGTGCATATTCTCCCAGTTCACACAATTCAATTAAACTAGAAGCAGTGGGATTTGAGGTAATAGTAGTAGCTGACAATAATTCTATTAATAAGGAAGCTATTTCatacttttcttccccccccccctccctcctagtgtACAGATAAAATAGGTTCATCCTGAGCAGACTTCTGCAGACCGCCCAATTTACTATTTTGTAgatactgtacacattttaaaatgtaaacggaACAACTGGGGTAACGAAAAGGACCAAATTTTGTGCTTTCCTTCTTTTAGTGATAGCTTGAAGGGAGGTCTTGCTTCTGTTACAGCACTGAAGGAACTACATTTACTAGAAAAAGGTGAACTATTGCAGTATGGCAGCACTTTAACACTTAAGTCACTATATCCAAATTCTTTTGAATGGCAAAATGTGAAATTagcattgcgtatttttaataacacgacagttgttgcaatgcaacaactaggtgcaagaaagaatttgaa
This genomic interval carries:
- the LOC124553937 gene encoding uncharacterized protein LOC124553937, producing MPCKCCMPYCRGNYDNGLKVSVFSFPSDEALRLKRIAAVHRNDWEPSKQFVICELHFTVDDIEKITSAYDPKLANSLQFTAPLDRPRLKKHAVPSKLPGRPTYLSSKQAPAREDPEGRERLGNQALEKVMEQSVESHKKMMEKSSFASLEDFKSKLSDCEKHSDWVTETKSNNLCLVLKDAPYLSVVCHVVINSDLVLSAFVKEAELNCAGKIKLSNQVSDTGTVSNILKELYVMFHINEAPFEASLSCIEDILENL